A stretch of the Acidobacteriota bacterium genome encodes the following:
- a CDS encoding efflux RND transporter periplasmic adaptor subunit: MNARVWYSESSGKSLNSLQRIAIRIGVKNAKAELQEMSKRAKLLLIFALVVVPVVSVFSVRYFIKRDLTAVQAHPPNGSPPSDAGSSGRDGNGGGGQGMGQGGQGGNRGFMSRPTLVDTAVVTEGSIREQISLTGSLKAKESVEVVPKITGKVQRVLVDVGDPVREGQLIAELEGDELAQQVLRAEATLAVAEATRAQRLAELENAQADDRRAQQLQTEGLLSRQSMETTQTRARVVQTQVTLADAQIRQAQADLNELRIRRQQTQVLSPLTGWVATRHVSPGALVNPNNPIVGVLRLSSMVTEVRVPEEHLTGLRVGNRALVSMDALQGRTIEGRVARISPILDPATRSGSVQVEIPNPDGQLKAEMSARIQMEMGGNRTALLIPREAIVMRGDQPGVNVLEDGRARFRPIETGITTDNGVEVISGLTLGLKIITRGTQGLQDGAPVEVQSGADEPVVNDETTARPGAGVREGNPARSTRPGARS; encoded by the coding sequence ATGAATGCAAGAGTCTGGTATTCTGAAAGTTCGGGGAAATCCCTTAATTCATTACAACGTATAGCCATTCGTATCGGCGTGAAAAACGCGAAGGCGGAATTGCAGGAAATGAGTAAACGAGCAAAGTTATTGTTGATATTCGCGCTGGTGGTGGTGCCGGTGGTCAGCGTATTTTCCGTGCGCTATTTCATTAAGCGCGATCTGACCGCTGTGCAGGCGCATCCGCCTAACGGCAGTCCGCCAAGCGATGCTGGATCTTCAGGACGCGACGGAAATGGTGGAGGCGGACAGGGAATGGGCCAAGGCGGCCAGGGTGGCAACCGTGGATTCATGAGCCGGCCCACGCTGGTCGACACTGCGGTAGTCACTGAGGGTTCCATTCGTGAGCAAATATCCCTCACTGGTTCGCTGAAAGCCAAGGAGTCGGTGGAGGTGGTTCCCAAGATTACCGGCAAGGTGCAACGTGTCCTTGTCGATGTGGGCGACCCGGTGCGCGAGGGTCAGTTGATCGCGGAACTGGAAGGAGACGAGTTGGCCCAACAGGTGCTGCGGGCCGAAGCGACGCTTGCTGTAGCAGAGGCCACCAGGGCGCAGCGCCTGGCCGAGTTGGAGAACGCGCAGGCTGATGATCGGCGCGCGCAGCAGTTGCAAACCGAAGGACTGCTCTCGCGCCAGTCGATGGAGACCACTCAGACGCGCGCGCGCGTGGTGCAAACTCAGGTAACGCTGGCCGATGCGCAGATTCGCCAGGCGCAGGCCGACCTCAACGAGCTGCGCATTCGTCGTCAGCAGACTCAGGTGCTCTCTCCGCTAACGGGCTGGGTCGCCACTCGGCACGTTTCTCCCGGTGCGCTGGTCAATCCCAATAATCCCATCGTCGGCGTCTTACGGCTTTCGTCAATGGTTACTGAAGTGCGTGTTCCCGAGGAACATCTCACCGGGCTGCGCGTGGGCAACCGCGCGTTGGTATCCATGGACGCCTTGCAGGGCCGCACCATCGAGGGCCGCGTGGCGCGCATCTCGCCCATCCTCGATCCGGCCACGCGCAGCGGCTCCGTGCAGGTGGAGATTCCCAATCCAGATGGCCAATTGAAGGCCGAGATGTCCGCGCGCATCCAGATGGAGATGGGCGGGAATCGTACCGCGCTGCTGATTCCGCGCGAGGCGATCGTCATGCGCGGGGACCAGCCCGGAGTGAATGTACTGGAAGATGGCCGTGCGCGTTTCCGGCCCATTGAAACGGGCATCACCACGGACAACGGTGTGGAGGTCATTTCCGGATTGACCTTGGGGTTGAAGATTATTACCCGGGGCACGCAAGGTTTACAGGACGGGGCACCCGTGGAAGTGCAGTCCGGGGCGGACGAACCAGTGGTAAATGATGAGACCACCGCCCGGCCAGGAGCGGGCGTTCGCGAAGGCAACCCAGCACGCAGCACTCGTCCGGGAGCGCGATCATGA
- a CDS encoding 4-oxalocrotonate tautomerase, producing the protein MPHIQITMLTGRTTDQKRKVAERITETIVQEMGTQPDNVTIAFVEVATTDFAKAGVLNSDKKK; encoded by the coding sequence ATGCCACACATTCAGATCACTATGCTCACGGGTCGCACGACGGACCAGAAGCGCAAGGTCGCTGAGCGCATCACGGAAACCATCGTTCAGGAGATGGGCACGCAACCGGACAACGTGACGATTGCTTTCGTTGAAGTTGCCACCACCGACTTCGCCAAAGCCGGCGTGCTGAACTCCGACAAGAAAAAATAG
- a CDS encoding 2'-deoxycytidine 5'-triphosphate deaminase yields the protein MRDAVLLFPELERKTPEPRSTGVCPSQKIEEFIASEMIRSAQPIVPKQIQPASLDLRLGPVAYRVQASFLPGKNSTVAEKIRTLGMGEIDLTRGAVFEKRCVYIVTLMEEWFLPEDCAGKTNPKSTTGRLDIFTRLITDYGTEFERVPPGYRGKLYAEVVPRTFSVRLQAGMSLNQVRFIRGNPAPLTKDFELGKLHEEDPLAFTPDNLPADSPRLISIDLAGFGPEPQGKDAIVGYKAKDHAPLVDLSLVDHYNPSEFWEPIHATPRIILNPDDFYILVSKEKVRVPPELAAEMVAFDPSMGEFRIHYAGFFDPGFGHDLHEGRGTRAVLEVRSHEVPFVLDDGQVVARLEYERLTETPYKIYGPKIGSSYQSQGLSLSKQFKRW from the coding sequence ATGAGAGATGCCGTGTTGCTGTTTCCCGAGCTCGAGCGCAAGACGCCTGAACCACGTTCCACCGGCGTATGCCCGTCGCAGAAAATCGAGGAGTTCATCGCTTCGGAGATGATCCGGTCTGCGCAGCCCATCGTCCCCAAGCAGATTCAGCCGGCCAGTTTAGACCTGCGTCTGGGCCCAGTCGCTTACCGCGTGCAGGCCAGCTTCCTGCCTGGAAAGAATTCCACGGTCGCGGAAAAGATCCGCACGTTGGGCATGGGCGAGATTGACCTGACTCGCGGCGCGGTCTTCGAGAAGCGCTGCGTCTATATCGTCACGCTCATGGAGGAATGGTTTCTGCCGGAGGATTGTGCAGGCAAGACCAATCCCAAAAGCACTACCGGGCGGCTCGATATCTTTACACGATTAATAACGGATTATGGAACAGAGTTCGAGCGCGTGCCTCCCGGCTATCGCGGCAAGCTCTACGCGGAGGTGGTTCCGCGCACCTTCAGCGTGCGCTTGCAGGCTGGCATGAGTTTGAACCAGGTGAGATTTATTCGCGGCAATCCGGCGCCTCTCACAAAGGACTTCGAGTTGGGTAAGCTGCATGAGGAAGACCCGCTGGCCTTCACGCCAGATAATCTTCCCGCGGACTCGCCGCGGCTGATTTCCATTGACCTTGCCGGGTTTGGGCCGGAACCGCAGGGCAAGGACGCTATCGTCGGATACAAAGCCAAGGACCACGCGCCGCTGGTGGATCTTTCACTCGTCGATCACTACAATCCGTCCGAGTTTTGGGAGCCCATCCACGCAACGCCGCGAATCATCCTGAACCCGGATGACTTCTACATTCTGGTGTCCAAGGAAAAAGTGCGGGTGCCGCCGGAGCTGGCGGCGGAGATGGTGGCGTTCGATCCGTCGATGGGCGAGTTCCGCATCCATTACGCGGGATTCTTCGATCCCGGATTCGGACACGACCTCCACGAAGGCCGCGGCACACGAGCGGTATTAGAAGTTCGCTCACACGAAGTTCCCTTCGTGCTGGATGACGGGCAGGTCGTCGCGCGACTCGAATACGAACGCCTCACCGAGACTCCGTACAAAATCTACGGGCCCAAGATCGGCTCGTCCTACCAGTCCCAGGGCCTCTCTCTCAGCAAACAATTCAAGCGCTGGTAA